From a region of the Tateyamaria omphalii genome:
- the purF gene encoding amidophosphoribosyltransferase, producing the protein MPPAHPFDDDKLKEECGIFGVLGTKDAANFVALGLHALQHRGQEAGGIVAHHPDHGFNSARRFGYVRDTFTSQDVMETLPGSLAIGHVRYSTAGSKGQTAIRDVQPFFGEFAMGGAAIAHNGNITNADALRRELIERGSIFQSSSDSECIIHLMARSLQRNIPERMEDALRRVEGAFSVVAMTRTKLIGVRDALGVRPLVLGKLDTGYVLSSETCALDIIGAEFVREIEAGEMVVITDQGVDSRFPFRPQKSRFCIFEHVYFSRPDSILGGRSVYETRENIGRELAKEAPVDADLVCPVPDSGTPAAIGYSLESGIPYAMGIIRNQYMGRTFIEPTEQIRNMGVRLKLNVNRALIRDKRVILVDDSVVRGTTSRKIKEMILDAGAAEVHFRIASPPTAWPCFYGVDTPQREKLLAATMSEEEMREHLGVDSLKFISLDGLYRAVGEGNGRDASSPQYCDACFSGEYPVEPADMIEKGFEMKAAE; encoded by the coding sequence ATGCCGCCAGCCCACCCCTTTGACGATGACAAACTCAAGGAAGAGTGCGGGATTTTCGGGGTCCTCGGGACCAAGGATGCGGCCAACTTCGTGGCCCTGGGCTTGCACGCCCTGCAACACCGGGGGCAAGAGGCGGGCGGGATCGTCGCCCACCACCCGGACCACGGCTTCAATTCGGCCCGGCGCTTCGGCTATGTGCGCGACACCTTCACCAGCCAGGATGTGATGGAGACGCTGCCGGGTTCGCTCGCCATCGGCCACGTGCGCTACTCCACCGCCGGGTCCAAAGGGCAGACCGCGATCCGCGACGTACAACCCTTCTTTGGCGAGTTTGCCATGGGGGGTGCGGCCATCGCCCATAACGGCAACATCACCAATGCCGACGCCCTTCGGCGCGAGCTGATCGAGCGCGGCTCGATCTTCCAGTCGTCCTCGGACAGCGAATGCATCATCCACCTGATGGCCCGGTCCCTGCAACGCAACATCCCCGAAAGGATGGAGGATGCGCTGCGCCGGGTCGAAGGTGCCTTTTCCGTCGTCGCCATGACCCGCACCAAGCTGATCGGCGTGCGCGACGCACTGGGTGTGCGCCCGCTGGTGCTGGGCAAGCTCGACACCGGCTATGTGCTGAGTTCGGAGACGTGCGCGCTCGACATCATCGGCGCTGAATTCGTGCGCGAGATCGAAGCGGGCGAAATGGTGGTCATCACCGACCAGGGCGTGGACAGCCGCTTCCCCTTCCGCCCGCAAAAGTCCCGCTTCTGCATCTTCGAACATGTCTATTTCAGCCGCCCCGACAGCATCCTCGGGGGCCGCTCAGTCTATGAAACCCGTGAGAATATCGGACGTGAACTGGCCAAGGAAGCGCCGGTGGACGCCGACCTCGTCTGCCCGGTGCCCGACAGCGGCACGCCTGCTGCCATCGGCTATTCGCTGGAATCCGGCATCCCCTACGCCATGGGCATCATCCGCAACCAGTATATGGGCCGCACCTTCATCGAACCGACCGAACAGATCCGCAACATGGGCGTGCGCCTGAAGCTGAACGTGAACCGCGCCCTGATCCGTGACAAGCGCGTGATCCTGGTGGATGACAGCGTGGTGCGCGGCACGACCTCGCGCAAGATCAAGGAGATGATCCTCGATGCAGGTGCTGCGGAAGTGCATTTCCGCATCGCCTCGCCCCCGACAGCCTGGCCCTGTTTCTACGGCGTCGACACACCGCAGCGCGAAAAGCTGCTGGCCGCGACGATGAGCGAGGAGGAGATGCGCGAGCATCTGGGTGTGGACAGCCTCAAGTTCATCTCGCTCGACGGTCTTT